The window TTCGACAAATCAAGAACGCCAAGAGTGTGTATTTCTACCAAACTTGCAGGAATATTGCCCGAGAGTCGGTTATGAGATAGATCAAGAGAATCTAGCATCTCCATTTTACCAATATCTGGAATTATATATCCCGTCAAACTATTTCTTGATAGATTCAACGAATTTAATCCGCTCATATTGGAAAATGATTTCGGAATGTTCCCAGTCAATCTATTGCTTTAAAAATCAATGAGTTTGAAACTCCATAGATTTTTCCTGTATTCTGTTTCCTTACCTTTCCattgaaatattgaatattCATACTCCCTATGTACAATGTCACccaaatatataacaaaagaATACAGCGCCCCATACGTGTAATCCTTATCTGCTAAGAGAGTGAAATTGTTGAAGCAATCAGGTATTATCGAAGATAAGTTGTTTACTGATAAATCCAAAACTTGAATATCAGTAAGATTGCAGATTTGGGGAGGAATACTGCCATGCAATTTATTTCCATGAAGGTTTAGAATTACCATCTTATTCATCAGACCAATCCATGTGGGGATCTCTCCAGTTAACTTGTTCCCGCCAACATCAAAGACACTCAATGTTTGGCAATGTCTCAAACTATAAGGCAACTCACCAGATAAATTATTACCATGCATCTGTAGGGAAAAAAGGTTTTGTAACTCGACCAAAGAGCCAGGTATTTCAcctgaaaatttgttgttAGCCAAATTGATGGAGTACAATTCCGGCATTTTCTCCCAGCAGTTGGGAACCTGTCCTTCCAACAGATTATTGGAGAGGCGAAGAGCCTCAAGCTGATCGTGGTGTGTTTCACaaatagatgaaattgaaCCGGAAAACATATTTCCACTCAAGTGAATCTCAAAAGTAGTTGCAGGAAATAATGGTATAAGACCTGAGAATTGATTGTAACTAAGATCCATAAACACGATGGAGGTGGATGAGAGATTCGGAATCGAACCACTTATTTGATTGTCGGAGAGACTGATATATAATAAGGAAGACGTATTCCACAACCATATGGGGGCTTCATCTCTTATATTGGCACCACTGAGATAAAGGGATGACAAATTCTTCTGAGATCGAATccattttggaaaatatggaCCCACATCGCACTGAGCTAAAGATATAATACTCAACTGAAAAGGAGGACTCCAATCAGGGGCAATATCCAAGTTCAATAATGGATTGTAGGATAAATCCAGTGTAGTTAACTTATCAAGCTTTATGAAGTGGGATTCAGACACTAAACCTTCCAAAGAATTATGATAAAGATATAGATATTGAAGCTCAGAGAGTTGGCCAAGACTCAGAGGAATGGGACCTGTAAAGTTGTTTCCGGAGAGGTCCAAGTCTGTCAACGAAGGAAATGGTGTCAGGTCTGGGATTGATCCGTTGAATTGATTTCCAGACAAGTTTAGTATTTGGAGTGATTCCAACACAAAACCAAGTATAGAAAGAGACATTGAAGTCAAAGAGTTAAACGAGAGATCAAGTGAGCGTAGATTGGTGAGGTTTCCAAACTGTGGAGGAACAACCCCAGAAAATATAGAATCATGAAGAGACAAGTGTTGCAATTGTTTCATGGAACCAATGAATTCTGGGATTGAAATGCCTCCAAAATCATTCCCACTAAGATCAAGTGAGCGTAGGTTGGTAAGGTTCCACAATTGGGGAGGAACGATCCTCAGATAATTCCCACTAAGGTCAAGTGACCGTAGATTGGTAAGGTTCCCTAACTCAGGAGGGACAGTCTCAAAACCATTCCAACCAAGTGCAAGTGAGCGTAGGTTGGTAAGGTTCCCTAACTGAGGAGGAAATTTCCCATGAAAGCCAGAATGCTCAAGAGACAAGTGTT is drawn from Salvia hispanica cultivar TCC Black 2014 chromosome 6, UniMelb_Shisp_WGS_1.0, whole genome shotgun sequence and contains these coding sequences:
- the LOC125195535 gene encoding receptor-like protein EIX2 encodes the protein MSKESMISEKRIAIKFVLVVLSCVFVSGDAEVRCIESEREALLSFKNGLINDGVLSSWRSNECCKWHGVECSNTTGHVIALKCDHFGLGGEVRSSLLELHHLNHLDLSGNQFGSVPIPEFIGSMKQLQHLSLEHSGFHGKFPPQLGNLTNLRSLALGWNGFETVPPELGNLTNLRSLDLSGNYLRIVPPQLWNLTNLRSLDLSGNDFGGISIPEFIGSMKQLQHLSLHDSIFSGVVPPQFGNLTNLRSLDLSFNSLTSMSLSILGFVLESLQILNLSGNQFNGSIPDLTPFPSLTDLDLSGNNFTGPIPLSLGQLSELQYLYLYHNSLEGLVSESHFIKLDKLTTLDLSYNPLLNLDIAPDWSPPFQLSIISLAQCDVGPYFPKWIRSQKNLSSLYLSGANIRDEAPIWLWNTSSLLYISLSDNQISGSIPNLSSTSIVFMDLSYNQFSGLIPLFPATTFEIHLSGNMFSGSISSICETHHDQLEALRLSNNLLEGQVPNCWEKMPELYSINLANNKFSGEIPGSLVELQNLFSLQMHGNNLSGELPYSLRHCQTLSVFDVGGNKLTGEIPTWIVFLPKSAILLIFKFWIYQ